Proteins from a single region of Hermetia illucens chromosome 3, iHerIll2.2.curated.20191125, whole genome shotgun sequence:
- the LOC119651916 gene encoding uncharacterized protein LOC119651916, with product MDVIGSCDPCSFYLHELTIARLLRRPPNFEQPPVEVPPRIEFHDFDPSGSYNVTPAYNSQQVVNNTKMNLSLSINSLLKQHWMTFQKNPTKKFLNLVVVGYEPRGRSPVRPMMLNGEPYSKDGLRHFPIPSKRSDANSKVEEMSQRSSSETERK from the exons ATGGATGTAATAGGTAGTTGTGATCCATGTTCTTTCTATTTACATGAATTAACAATAGCAAGACTTCTAAGGCGTCCGCCTAACTTTGAACAGCCCCCTGTTGAAGTGCCGCCACGAATCGAATTTCATGATTTTGATCCTTCAGGCAGTTACAATGTAACGCCAGCGTACAATTCACAGCAGGTGGTGAATAATACGAAGATGAATCTTTCTTTGTCTATAAATTCCCTCTTGAAACAACATTGGATGACCTTTCAGAAGAATCCTACAAAAAAGTTCTTGAATTTGGTGGTTGTAGGCTACGAACCAAG GGGGAGGTCACCAGTACGTCCCATGATGTTAAACGGTGAACCGTATTCTAAGGACGGCTTGAGGCACTTCCCTATTCCATCAAAGCGAAGTGATGCAAACTCAAAAGTTGAAGAGATGTCTCAACGATCATCTTCGGAAACAGAAAGAAAATGA